The Plectropomus leopardus isolate mb chromosome 7, YSFRI_Pleo_2.0, whole genome shotgun sequence genome window below encodes:
- the LOC121946000 gene encoding doublecortin domain-containing protein 2-like produces MSSEKPNFLSQPVVKSIYMYRNGDPYYEARRIVINQKRVSNFETLLREVTGGIQAPFGAVRNIYTPKGGHKVDCLESLHSGEQYVAAGKERFKKLDYLQIGSRRKRMMQTLPMQAKPLPPNRIIVSARFLKPIKEPCAIFVVANGDVLNPAMRLLIHQRMLGQFDRILEMITEKMGLRVLGGARSLYTYEGQQMTDGNQLESGQLYVAVGREKFKKLPYSDLLFTKPRGTRRVNGMKAYSLPPIYRFSKQNGNSKSMVRCSDSGDSKGSPPGHSNSSNKDHLSSIVREISQARLMSLRKKRSGQSMTLGISDYDDVESKAGEEKTEDKTAQPADEKPADDDSKAAEENGERAGEAEEAAAENTAEEDTKERDPETSGEKEGGEEKKENDKQNDEKEEAATAGSEEKEEEVKEEVKEEIVESKEEVKSEEQGSSSSNSDKTQDGKDKEDGSHPSSEAEKDEPDKNIEEEKQDKGSGKEEKSSEEQVNDVDMGEKQGETENSDDPGKSDNETKENDNSRSSSSGSNQEEDVSKTKEGATKESGVGERKVNGEVSRGDDEVESGAEPDVDQNSAKDVAANEEKGVDGEKDSQDKKKMGKETD; encoded by the exons ATGAGCTCGGAGAAGCCAAACTTTCTGTCACAGCCCGTCGTGAAGAGCATTTACATGTACCGAAACGGCGACCCTTACTACGAGGCGCGCCGGATTGTGATCAACCAAAAGAGGGTTTCCAACTTTGAGACTTTGCTGAGAGAGGTGACCGGCGGGATACAAGCCCCGTTTGGAGCGGTGAGAAACATCTACACCCCGAAAGGAGGCCACAAGGTGGACTGCTTGGAGAGCCTGCACAGCGGGGAGCAGTACGTCGCTGCTGGGAAGGAGAGATTCAAAAAACTGGA TTACCTACAGATTGGCTCAAGAAGGAAGAGGATGATGCAGACTCTTCCAATGCAG GCCAAACCACTGCCACCAAATCGAATCATTGTGTCAGCTCGATTCCTGAAACCTATCAAGGAGCCATGTGCGATATT TGTGGTAGCAAATGGTGACGTCTTGAACCCTGCCATGAGGCTGTTGATTCACCAGAGGATGCTTGGCCAGTTTGACAGAATACTAGAGATGATCACAGAGAAGATGGGTTTGAGAGTCCTGGGTGGTGCCCGAAG TCTCTACACCTATGAAGGCCAACAGATGACTGATGGGAATCAGCTTGAGAGCGGTCAGCTGTATGTGGCTGTAGGAAGAGAAAAATTTAAGAAGCTGCCCTACAGTGATCTTCTCTTCACTAAACCCAGAGGGACACGGAGGGTTAATGG aaTGAAAGCGTACTCTCTGCCACCTATCTACAGATTCTCCAAGCAAAATGGAAAT AGCAAATCTATGGTCCGATGCAGTGATAGTGGAGACTCCAAGGGCTCTCCTCCAGGCCACAGTAACAGCAGTAACAAGGATCACCTGTCCTCCATCGTCAGAGAGATCTCTCAGGCCAGACTCATGTCCCTCAGGAAGAAGAGGAGTGGACAAAGCATGACCCTGGGCATCTCTGACTATg ATGACGTGGAATCAAAGGCTGGCGAAGAAAAAACTGAGGACAAAACCGCCCAACCAGCTGATGAG AAACCTGCAGATGATGATTCAAAAGCTGCAGAGGAGAATGGTGAAAGAGCAGGAGAGGCGGAGGAGGCcgctgctgaaaacacagcagaggaagACACGAAGGAAAGAGACCCAGAGACAagtggagaaaaagagggaggggaagagaaaaaggaaaatgacaagcagaatgatgaaaaagaagaagcagcaacagcaggatctgaagagaaagaggaggaggtaaAAGAAGAAGTAAAGGAGGAGATTGTGGAGAGTAAAGAGGAGGTTAAGAGTGAGGAGCAGGGGTCCAGCAGTAGCAACAGTGATAAGACCCAGGACGGTAAAGACAAAGAGGATGGAAGCCATCCATCTTCAGAGGCTGAAAAGGATGAGCCAGACAAAAACatagaagaagaaaagcaagATAAAGGCAgtggaaaggaggagaaaagcaGTGAGGAGCAAGTTAATGATGTAGACATGGGGGAGaaacagggagagacagagaacagTGATGACCCAGGGAAGTCAGATAACGAGACAAAAGAGAACGATAACAGCAGAAGTAGCAGCAGCGGCAGTAACCAGGAAGAGGATGTGAGCAAAACCAAAGAGGGAGCTACCAAAGAGTCAGGAGTAGGGGAGAGAAAGGTGAATGGAGAGGTCAGCAGAGGAGATGATGAGGTGGAAAGTGGAGCTGAGCCAGACGTGGACCAGAATTCAGCCAAAGATGTTGCAGCAAATGAAGAGAAAGGGGTGGATGGTGAAAAAGACAGTCAAGATAAAAAGAAGATGGGGAAAGAGACGGATTAG